The following proteins are encoded in a genomic region of Sebastes fasciatus isolate fSebFas1 chromosome 12, fSebFas1.pri, whole genome shotgun sequence:
- the nfkbid gene encoding NF-kappa-B inhibitor delta isoform X1: MHFDKSPKEKPCCTLPTVKKLLEEKRKRETSSVPPSCSTASTSPPSTITQLSSAEPFTCTGASSSYSDMAVSYEQWTPTQESTLSYYPSHPGSSYAAAYSLPMTSEYGTQQQVFDTMPQSYECPMSAVADPNMASSWSHLGPSQTAQLSFGSSLDATKLEEARMLLNGMDYSRATGQDEDGDTILHIYTAKGLRECAFAAAERLRDVGRLDAKEHKGKTALLVAVTANQPEIVQDLLAFGTDINACDVKGQTALHLAAHYGLPGVLQAILSSRPAVNLEARNFEGMTPLHCAAISHSVTMKALSSSGLADVGLQNKAAEKLSCVQMLLSAGASLLSQEIKSNKTVLHLAVKEGNIDLVTYLLRIPLPNVKDFVNLKAHGHTALHMAAGLHGNPHQEEILQLLLRRGADPSIRNLENDQPAHLLQSGPQGEQLKLMLKKRSASSRRRIVSLQDQE, translated from the exons ATGCACTTTGATAAAT cgCCAAAAGAGAAGCCGTGTTGCACTCTGCCCACAGTGAAGAAACTCttggaggagaagagaaagcGTGAGACATCATCTGTGCCACCCTCCTGCTCTACGGCCAGCACCAGTCCTCCATCTACTATTACA cAGTTGTCCTCAGCAGAACCATTTACCTGTACAG GTGCATCAAGCAGCTACTCAGACATGGCAGTGAGCTATGAGCAGTGGACCCCAACGCAAGAGTCTACACTCAGTTACTACCCCAGCCATCCAGGATCCAGCTACGCCGCAGCCTACAGCCTCCCAATGACGTCTGAATACGGCACACAGCAGCAGGTGTTTGACACAATGCCTCAGTCATAT GAGTGTCCGATGAGTGCAGTCGCAGATCCCAACATGGCTTCGTCTTGGTCACATCTGGGTCCCAGTCAGACCGCACAGCTGAGTTTTGGTTCGTCGTTGGACGCCACCAAGTTGGAAGAGGCCAGGATGCTGCTCAACGGGATGGACTACAGCAGAGCCACTGGGCAGGATGAAGACGGAGACAC CATCCTGCACATCTACACTGCCAAGGGGCTCAGGGAGTGTGCCTTCGCTGCTGCAGAGAGGCTGAGGGATGTAGGCAGGCTTGATGCCAAAGAACACAAGGGAAAG ACTGCCTTGCTGGTGGCGGTGACGGCAAACCAGCCGGAGATTGTGCAAGATCTGCTCGCCTTTGGGACGGACATCAACGCCTGTGATGTTAAAGGACAAACTGCCCTTCATCTGGCTGCCCACTATGGCTTACCTGGAGTTCTGCAG GCAATTCTGTCCAGCAGGCCGGCTGTCAACCTGGAGGCCCGCAATTTTGAGG GTATGACTCCTCTGCACTGTGCAGCCATCTCTCACAGTGTCACCATGAAGGCGTTGTCCAGCAGTGGGCTGGCAGATGTTGGCCTTCAGAACAAGGCTGCGGAAAAGCTCTCCTGTGTGCAGATGCTCCTCAGCGCTGGGGCGTCCCTGCTCAGCCAG GAAATCAAAAGCAACAAGACTGTGCTGCACTTAGCAGTAAAGGAGGGGAACATCGATCTGGTGACTTATCTGCTGAGGATTCCCCTGCCGAACGTGAAAGACTTTGTCAACTTAAAA GCGCATGGGCACACAGCTTTACACATGGCAGCTGGTCTCCATGGTAACCCCCACCAGGAGGAgatcctgcagctgctgctgcgcaGAGGAGCCGATCCCAGCATCCGCAACCTGGAGAACGACCAGCCGGCTCACCTGCTGCAGAGCGGCCCCCAGGGAGAGCAG CTCAAGCTCATGCTGAAGAAGAGAAGTGCCTCCTCTCGTCGACGTATCGTGTCCTTGCAGGACCAGGaatga
- the nfkbid gene encoding NF-kappa-B inhibitor delta isoform X2 — protein sequence MHFDKSPKEKPCCTLPTVKKLLEEKRKRETSSVPPSCSTASTSPPSTITLSSAEPFTCTGASSSYSDMAVSYEQWTPTQESTLSYYPSHPGSSYAAAYSLPMTSEYGTQQQVFDTMPQSYECPMSAVADPNMASSWSHLGPSQTAQLSFGSSLDATKLEEARMLLNGMDYSRATGQDEDGDTILHIYTAKGLRECAFAAAERLRDVGRLDAKEHKGKTALLVAVTANQPEIVQDLLAFGTDINACDVKGQTALHLAAHYGLPGVLQAILSSRPAVNLEARNFEGMTPLHCAAISHSVTMKALSSSGLADVGLQNKAAEKLSCVQMLLSAGASLLSQEIKSNKTVLHLAVKEGNIDLVTYLLRIPLPNVKDFVNLKAHGHTALHMAAGLHGNPHQEEILQLLLRRGADPSIRNLENDQPAHLLQSGPQGEQLKLMLKKRSASSRRRIVSLQDQE from the exons ATGCACTTTGATAAAT cgCCAAAAGAGAAGCCGTGTTGCACTCTGCCCACAGTGAAGAAACTCttggaggagaagagaaagcGTGAGACATCATCTGTGCCACCCTCCTGCTCTACGGCCAGCACCAGTCCTCCATCTACTATTACA TTGTCCTCAGCAGAACCATTTACCTGTACAG GTGCATCAAGCAGCTACTCAGACATGGCAGTGAGCTATGAGCAGTGGACCCCAACGCAAGAGTCTACACTCAGTTACTACCCCAGCCATCCAGGATCCAGCTACGCCGCAGCCTACAGCCTCCCAATGACGTCTGAATACGGCACACAGCAGCAGGTGTTTGACACAATGCCTCAGTCATAT GAGTGTCCGATGAGTGCAGTCGCAGATCCCAACATGGCTTCGTCTTGGTCACATCTGGGTCCCAGTCAGACCGCACAGCTGAGTTTTGGTTCGTCGTTGGACGCCACCAAGTTGGAAGAGGCCAGGATGCTGCTCAACGGGATGGACTACAGCAGAGCCACTGGGCAGGATGAAGACGGAGACAC CATCCTGCACATCTACACTGCCAAGGGGCTCAGGGAGTGTGCCTTCGCTGCTGCAGAGAGGCTGAGGGATGTAGGCAGGCTTGATGCCAAAGAACACAAGGGAAAG ACTGCCTTGCTGGTGGCGGTGACGGCAAACCAGCCGGAGATTGTGCAAGATCTGCTCGCCTTTGGGACGGACATCAACGCCTGTGATGTTAAAGGACAAACTGCCCTTCATCTGGCTGCCCACTATGGCTTACCTGGAGTTCTGCAG GCAATTCTGTCCAGCAGGCCGGCTGTCAACCTGGAGGCCCGCAATTTTGAGG GTATGACTCCTCTGCACTGTGCAGCCATCTCTCACAGTGTCACCATGAAGGCGTTGTCCAGCAGTGGGCTGGCAGATGTTGGCCTTCAGAACAAGGCTGCGGAAAAGCTCTCCTGTGTGCAGATGCTCCTCAGCGCTGGGGCGTCCCTGCTCAGCCAG GAAATCAAAAGCAACAAGACTGTGCTGCACTTAGCAGTAAAGGAGGGGAACATCGATCTGGTGACTTATCTGCTGAGGATTCCCCTGCCGAACGTGAAAGACTTTGTCAACTTAAAA GCGCATGGGCACACAGCTTTACACATGGCAGCTGGTCTCCATGGTAACCCCCACCAGGAGGAgatcctgcagctgctgctgcgcaGAGGAGCCGATCCCAGCATCCGCAACCTGGAGAACGACCAGCCGGCTCACCTGCTGCAGAGCGGCCCCCAGGGAGAGCAG CTCAAGCTCATGCTGAAGAAGAGAAGTGCCTCCTCTCGTCGACGTATCGTGTCCTTGCAGGACCAGGaatga
- the LOC141779235 gene encoding FXYD domain-containing ion transport regulator 6-like isoform X1 produces the protein MDLVVLVAFSSWLAPALGSAFGREVFASTADEDKNYNSAFDYDYESLRIGGLVFAVVLFIMGIALIVTRKCTCSNSDKTRSRSPDAESGVPRA, from the exons ATGGATCTTGTGGTGTTGGTGGCATTCAGCTCCTGGCTGGCTCCTGCACTCG GGTCAGCGTTTGGCAGGGAGGTGTTTG CCTCGACGGCAGATGAGGACAAAA ACTACAACAGCGCTTTTGATTACG aTTATGAATCGCTGAGAATCGGTGGCCTGGTCTTCGCAGTGGTACTTTTCATCATGGGTATCGCCCTGATTGTCA CCCGGAAATGTACCTGTTCGAATAGTGACAAGACAAG GTCCAGGAGTCCTGATGCCGAATCGGGTGTTCCTAGGG CTTAG
- the LOC141779235 gene encoding FXYD domain-containing ion transport regulator 6-like isoform X2 encodes MDLVVLVAFSSWLAPALASTADEDKNYNSAFDYDYESLRIGGLVFAVVLFIMGIALIVTRKCTCSNSDKTRSRSPDAESGVPRA; translated from the exons ATGGATCTTGTGGTGTTGGTGGCATTCAGCTCCTGGCTGGCTCCTGCACTCG CCTCGACGGCAGATGAGGACAAAA ACTACAACAGCGCTTTTGATTACG aTTATGAATCGCTGAGAATCGGTGGCCTGGTCTTCGCAGTGGTACTTTTCATCATGGGTATCGCCCTGATTGTCA CCCGGAAATGTACCTGTTCGAATAGTGACAAGACAAG GTCCAGGAGTCCTGATGCCGAATCGGGTGTTCCTAGGG CTTAG